TAGGACATGTTGAGGGTGGCCGCGCCGTGGAACCCCAATATTTCTGCGATGCGCTCCAAATCCTCGAAATAGCGGGAGGCGGATTTCTGCAGCCAGGATCGCGCCAGCCGATCGAGCGGCGCGAGGCAGACATGGCCCCAGCGTGGCATGGGCGCGAGACAGGCGTCGCGCAGCGCCTCGGCCGCCGCGATTCGCGCCGTCGCATGGGCGATCGGCCCGCCGTCTCTCACGTCCAGGAAAGGAATTTGCCGCACCGACGCTCCTCCGCTTGTCATCTGAACGATATAAATCACACATGTAAGTGTCATAATACAGTCAGAAAGCAACCGGCGTATATGGCTGCCGAGATCGGGCGGCGAAGCGATTCGCGCCATGGCGGGCGTCGAGAGCATGTTGCGCCGCAATGGCGCGCTTTCCGGCGGAAGGCCGAGAAGAAAATAACGAAGCGGCGCGCCGCGAGCGGTCGCCGTTATCTGGGGAGGAAACCCGATGTCCCGTCCGCGCGTTCTAAAAGCGATGGCGGCGCTGCAGGAGCGTGCGCCGATCTTGCGCGCCACGCGCACGCTCGATCTGTTTGCCGACGACGCCGATCGCTTCACGAAATTCTCGGTGGCGCTGGATGACTTCCTGCTGGATTTCTCCAAGCATCGGATCGACGGCGAGACCATGCGTCTGCTCGTCGATCTCGCCCGCGCCGCCGATCTCGAGGGCGCGCGCGCGTCGCTGTTCGCCGGCGAGCCCGTCAATGTCACCGAGGGCCGCGCGGCCGCCCATTGGGCGTTGCGCGATCTCTCGGATCGCCCGCTCATCGTCGGCGGCGAGAATGTGCGCGGCGCGGTCGAGGCGGAGCGCGAGAAAGTCTATGCATTTGCGCGCGCGCTGCGTTCGGGCGAGTCACGCGGCGCCGGCGGCGCGCCGTTCAGCGATATCGTCAATATCGGCATAGGCGGCTCTGATCTCGGCCCGGCCATGGCGGCGCGCGCGCTCGCGCCCTTCGGCAAAGGCGGCCCGCGCGCGCATTTCGTCTCCAATGTCGACGGCGCCGATATGGCGGACACGCTCGCCGGGCTCGATCCGGCGCGCACATTGTTCATCGTCTCCTCCAAGACATTCACCACGCAGGAGACCATGGCCAACGCCGCGCTGGCGCGCGCTTTCATCGTGGAGCGCCTCGGCGAGGCGGCGGTGGCGGCGCATTTCGCCGCCGTGTCGACGCGGCTCGACAAGGTCGCAGAATTCGGCGTCGATCCGTCGCGCGTCTTCGGCTTTTGGGATTGGGTCGGCGGACGCTATTCCATCTGGTCGGCCATCGGCCTCTCGCTCGTCATCGCCATAGGCCCGGAGAATTTCACCGAATTTCTGCGCGGTGGCTTCGACATGGACGAGCATTTCCGCAGCGCGCCGCCGGAGCGCAATATTCCGGCGCTGATGGGGCTGATCGGCGTGTTTCATCGCGACGTCGAGGGCAGGGCGGCGCAGGCGATCATTCCCTATGACCAGCGCCTCGCGCGTTTTCCCGCTTATCTGCAGCAGCTCGACATGGAGTCGAACGGCAAATCGGTGGCGCGCGACGGCGGCGTCGCGGAATTCGCGACCGGGCCGATCGTGTTCGGCGAGCCGGGCACCAATGGTCAGCACGCTTTTTTCCAGCTGCTGCATCAGGGAACCGACGTCACGCCGATCGATTTCCTCATCGCCGCCGAGCCGATCGACGCCGATGCGCATCATCACGCGCTGCTCGTTTCCAATTGCCTCGCGCAGAGCGAGGCCTTCATGCGCGGGCGCACGCTCGCCGAGGCGAAGGCGCAGCTCGCCGCCGCAGGGCTCGACGCCGCGCGCGTAGAGGCGCTGGCGCCGCACAAGGTCTTCACCGGTGATCGGCCGAGCAGCGTGCTGCTCTATCGCCGGCTCGATCCGCGCACGCTGGGTCGCCTCGTCGCGCTCTATGAGCACAAGGTCTTCGTGCAATCGGTGATCTGGGACATCAACCCCTTCGATCAATGGGGCGTGGAGCTCGGCAAGGAGCTGGCCAATCGTCTGGCGCCGATCGTGGAGGACAAGAATGCGCCGCTCGCCGGACTCGACGGCTCGACGGCGGGGCTCATCCGCTGGCGGCGGCGGGAAACCTGACTTTCCGCTTGCGCCATTGGCGGGGCGGCGCCGAGCCCTCGCTAGGCCAGGCGGTCCGCGGGCAGGAACGGGCAGGCGTTCGCGCATTTGCGCGCGCAGGAGATGGTGGTCGCGCTGGTCACGACGGATGCGCTGATCGAGTCCTCGGACAATTCGACGTCCGGCGGCGGCGCCTCGATCGCCATCGTGATCGCCAGCGCGCGCGCCTTCACGAATCGGCCAGAGGGACGACGCACGAAAATGCGCGAGGGATCATTCGGATCATAGCGCGCCTCGAGGCGCTTGCGCCCGGCGGCGAAATCATCGGCGATGGCGCGCGACCAATAGAGGCGGCCGTGCAGGCGCAGTCCGTCCTCGTCCAGCACGCCTTCGTCGTCCGGCAGCAGCGATAGGCGGAAGCTCACGCAATCGAGCGGCAGGCGCAGCAGATCGTCGCGCATATGCTTGCGCCACAGCGTCAGCGGCGCGCGGCCGAGATCGCGATGCTTGCGGCAATGATAGACGCCGGCGATCTCTGCGCCGATCCAGCTGTCGAGCTCGCGCAGCGTCAGACGTTGCGCATGCGGCCCGACATAGAGATCGCGCTCGCCGCGCTCCATGGGGCCGACATCGGTGATGAGCGGAACGCAGCCCAATCGGCTGCCGATCAGCTCCTGTATATGCGCGCCATAGCGTGCGCTCGCCGGCTCGCTCCAGACCGTCTCTATGCCGATCTCGCGACAGGCGCGCACGAAGGCGCGGCGACCGAAGAAGCTGTTGGAGTCGACATGGATCGCCTCCGGCAATCCGGCGACGGGCCATTCGAAATCGACGCCGCGCTCCTTCAGCCAGCGCGTCTTGTCGCAGACGGAGTGGAGGATGGCGAGGCTCGTCGACAGCCGCGTCGGCGGCGTGAGCGCGAGGTGAAAGCCCGTCGCCATGCGTGTGAGCGCGTCGACGCCGAGCGTGATCCACGGCCGGCCGAGCTCGCGGCCGGAGTCTTCGTCGACGATCATCACGTCGACTTTCGCGTGATCGATCTGCACGGCCTCGAGCGGCCGTGTGGCCTCTGATCTCTTCCGCACCTTGCTCGCCGCCGCTTTCGTTCTACTCGGTCTCGCTACGCCGCCGCGCCCGCGTCTGAATGTCGATGTCGTGCACGCGCGCCTTGATGGTGCGCCAATTGGGCGCCGGCAACCGCTCCTTCAAGCAGCGCTTGGCGATCTCGCGCACCAGCTGGCTGAACTTGGGCCGCGAAGGCTGCAGATAGAAGCTCTCGATCGTATCGCGAATGAGAGTCTCGCGCGCCGAATCGAGTACACGCGCGCCCTTTGGGCGGCCGACCGGACGCGTCATCGGCGCGGTGACGGCGCCGCAGCTGCGGAAGGTCTTGATCATGCGATAGGCGGTGGCGCGGGAAACGCCGAGATCGCTGGTCAGCTTGCGAATGACCTCTTGCGACAGGCGCTCGCCCTCGCGCGTGAGAACCTCGCGAATGACCTCCTCGCGATGACGATTCTCATCCGGGCGCCGGCTGCGTCTCTCGCGTCCAATCGACGTCTCGAGCTTGCGTTCGGGCGCCGGGGCCAGGCGGGGATGGTCGGGATCGAGAACATTTCCGCTCATTTCCAGGCGTTCCTCGTGCAGACTGAACTTCTCGCCTCATGCGCGCGTCGAGCTGATCGCCGCGCGGCGCTGCGAGGGGCTTTTTTCTCATGATTTCAAAACCGAAGACAATGTTCGATTTTGAACAGTCCACGCGCGCCTGTGGAGCCGCGCGGAGACGCTCGCGCGAGCGCGCCCGCCTCCGCGCCGGGCCGCAGGCGAGAAAGCCCTAGTAAACCATGTGTTTCGATGATGTTTCACGGAATTGGAATAGTTCAAAATAGCAGGAATGGCGGCCAAGAATCGAATAGAGCCAGTCTTGCTACATAATGTCGCAGCGTAGACTCTCGCCGATTCAGTGGAGCGTGTATCCGTACGTAGTTGATTTCACGAGGAGCGCAGCGAGTGGCGCCGCGGCCTCTATCGATTGCGGCCCTTTCGGTCGCGCGAATCGACTTTATGGAACGGTCGTCCCGCCGAGCGGCCGGAAGCGGAACATCTCCCATTTGTAAGGCTCGTCGCGGTCGCAAGCGACCGAGCCTGCCGGATTGGCAGAGAGATATTTGGCGTTGTGGCGAATGGTGAATTCGTCGTCCTCATTGTGAATGAGCTCGAAGGTCATGCTCTCTCGCCGCCCTTTGCTCGCGAAGGCGAGCGATCTATCGTCCATTACGGACAGCAGGAATCTCGTTCCGCCGATGGTCGCGAGCAGCGTGACCTCGGCGCCGTGGAATTCGGCCTCGACCAGAAATTCCCATGGCGTGAGCGGCCCGGCCTTGTGAATCGCTCTGTTCTCGGAGGCGTCATAGACCAGCGCTGTGTCATGTGTCGTCGCAATGGCGATGCGCGCGCCTGTCACGCTGGTGAGAAAAGCGCCGATCAGCCGCCGCTCCGCTGGATGGGGGATCAGCGAGGCATGTTCCTCGAAGAAGGCGACCGCGCGCGGCGCGCCGAACGTCTCCGCGATATGGCTGACGAGCTGTGGGAAATAGCGCCAATGTTCGCGCGGCAGCTCGCGATTGTCGGAGCCGGCGAGATAGGCTGCGCCGAGGCGCGGGAAGCGGCGCATCGCATATTGCAGAATGCGGCTCTGCCAGCGCCAATGGCTCTTGCGGATCTGACGCGCGATGCCGCGCAGCTCCGCCATGTCGCGCGTCAGCGCGCCGTCGATGAACGCGCGCAGATTGGCGGCGCCGGCGAAAACAGTGGTCACATGGTGGTCCACTCTCGGCACATTGATGAAATGCGCGTCCGGATAATTCTCCACGATCCTTCGGCAGTGAAAATCGTCGATCGCATTATAGGAGTCGGCGAATATAAACACATCGCTGGCG
The sequence above is a segment of the Methylosinus sp. PW1 genome. Coding sequences within it:
- the pgi gene encoding glucose-6-phosphate isomerase; translated protein: MSRPRVLKAMAALQERAPILRATRTLDLFADDADRFTKFSVALDDFLLDFSKHRIDGETMRLLVDLARAADLEGARASLFAGEPVNVTEGRAAAHWALRDLSDRPLIVGGENVRGAVEAEREKVYAFARALRSGESRGAGGAPFSDIVNIGIGGSDLGPAMAARALAPFGKGGPRAHFVSNVDGADMADTLAGLDPARTLFIVSSKTFTTQETMANAALARAFIVERLGEAAVAAHFAAVSTRLDKVAEFGVDPSRVFGFWDWVGGRYSIWSAIGLSLVIAIGPENFTEFLRGGFDMDEHFRSAPPERNIPALMGLIGVFHRDVEGRAAQAIIPYDQRLARFPAYLQQLDMESNGKSVARDGGVAEFATGPIVFGEPGTNGQHAFFQLLHQGTDVTPIDFLIAAEPIDADAHHHALLVSNCLAQSEAFMRGRTLAEAKAQLAAAGLDAARVEALAPHKVFTGDRPSSVLLYRRLDPRTLGRLVALYEHKVFVQSVIWDINPFDQWGVELGKELANRLAPIVEDKNAPLAGLDGSTAGLIRWRRRET
- a CDS encoding Mu transposase C-terminal domain-containing protein, translated to MRKRSEATRPLEAVQIDHAKVDVMIVDEDSGRELGRPWITLGVDALTRMATGFHLALTPPTRLSTSLAILHSVCDKTRWLKERGVDFEWPVAGLPEAIHVDSNSFFGRRAFVRACREIGIETVWSEPASARYGAHIQELIGSRLGCVPLITDVGPMERGERDLYVGPHAQRLTLRELDSWIGAEIAGVYHCRKHRDLGRAPLTLWRKHMRDDLLRLPLDCVSFRLSLLPDDEGVLDEDGLRLHGRLYWSRAIADDFAAGRKRLEARYDPNDPSRIFVRRPSGRFVKARALAITMAIEAPPPDVELSEDSISASVVTSATTISCARKCANACPFLPADRLA
- a CDS encoding transposase, which produces MSGNVLDPDHPRLAPAPERKLETSIGRERRSRRPDENRHREEVIREVLTREGERLSQEVIRKLTSDLGVSRATAYRMIKTFRSCGAVTAPMTRPVGRPKGARVLDSARETLIRDTIESFYLQPSRPKFSQLVREIAKRCLKERLPAPNWRTIKARVHDIDIQTRARRRSETE